The segment GCAAGCCGCGCTGCGCCAGTTCTTCGCGGATACGCTGCGGCCCATAGCCGCCACGGGCGCGGCTGGCGATGAAGCTTTCGAGATAGCGGGATTCGGAGAGCAGGCCCTCTTCCGCCAAGCGGTCGAGGGCGCTGTCGATCAACTCGGGAGGAGCGCCGCGCTGACGCAGCTTGCGCGTCAGCTCGACTCGCCCGTGTTCGCGCTGTGCCAGCAAGTCCATGGCGGCCCGCCGGACGGCGGCGGGGCTGTCGAGCACGACGGGCATGGGAGGATCAGAGGTCTACGTCGGCCAAGTCGTCAGCAGTGGCAGCCGACTTGTTGTTGGCAGAAGAATCGACCAGCAGCTTCTCGCGAATGATCTTCTCGATGGCGCTGCCGACTTCCGGATTGTCTTCCAGGTACTTGGCGGCGTTGGCCTTGCCCTGGCCGATCTTGTTGCCCTGGTAGCTGTACCAGGCGCCGGATTTCTCGACCAGGCCCAGCTGCACGCCCAGGTCGATGATCTCGCCAGTGCGGTAGATGCCCTTGCCGTACATGATCTGGAATTCGGCCTGACGGAACGGCGGGGCCACCTTGTTCTTCACCACCTTGACGCGGGTTTCGCTGCCCACGACTTCCTCGCCCTCTTTCACCGCGCCGGTACGGCGGATGTCGAGACGCACGGAGGCGTAGAACTTCAGGGCGTTGCCGCCGGTAGTGGTCTCTGGGTTGCCGAACATCACGCCGATCTTCATACGGATCTGGTTGATGAAGATGACCAGGCAGTTGGCGTTCTTGATGTTGCCGGTGATCTTGCGCAGGGCCTGAGACATCAGGCGCGCCTGCAGGCCGACGTGGGAATCACCCATCTCGCCTTCGATTTCGGCCTTGGGTACCAGGGCCGCAACGGAGTCGACGATGATCACGTCAACGGCGTTGGAGCGCACCAGCATGTCGGTGATTTCCAGGGCCTGTTCACCGGTATCCGGCTGGGACACCAGCAGGTCGTCCACGTTCACACCGAGCTTGCCGGCGTAGTCCGGGTCCAGGGCGTGTTCGGCGTCGACGAAGGCGCAGGTGGCACCCAGCTTCTGGGCTTCTGCAATGACGGAGAGGGTCAGGGTGGTCTTACCGGAGGATTCGGGACCGTAGATCTCGACGATACGGCCTTTCGGCAGACCACCAATGCCAAGCGCGATGTCCAGGCCCAGGGAGCCGGTGGAAATGGCCGGGATGGCCTGGCGATCGTGGTCGCCCATGCGCATGACCGCGCCTTTGCCGAACTGCTTCTCGATCTGGCCCAGGGCAGCAGCCAAGGCGCGCTTCTTGTTCTCGTCCATTGAAGTCCTCACTAAACTCAAGAGGGCCTGGCGGCCACCAACAACTGTATAAGTAGCCAGTATTATTCCATAGGGCAAGTCGCTCGCCTACCCCTGGACGGCTTTTTCTCCTGCAGCTAGTCGGATCAATCCCTGGAGTGCTTCCACCACTGTCTGCCGCCGCACGGACAGGCGATCGCCCGGAAACTGGCGGCGCACGGCCTCCAGTTCCTTCCCGTTTCCCCAGGCCAGCCAGACGGTGCCGACGGGCTTGTCCACGGAACCGCCATCGGGTCCGGCAACGCCACTTACCGCTACGGCGAAACGTGCCCCGCTGTGCAACTGGGCACCGCGCACCATCGCCTCGACTACCTCACGGCTGACCGCGCCCACCCGCGGGAACAGCTCGAAAGGCACCGCCAGCTGCGCGGTTTTCTGCTCATTCGAATAAGTGACGAAACCCGCCTCGAACCAGGCCGAACTGCCGGGAATGCGGGTGATCGCCTCGGCGATGCCGCCTCCGGTGCATGACTCGGCAGTGCTCACCGACTCGCCACGTGCCTTCAGTTCCTCGCCCAGCCGCGCGGCCAGCGAAGTCAGTTCATCTTCGGTAACGGACATGTGCACTCCGGGGTTAAAGCGGGCCAACGGGATACCGTACACTAGCGCCTTTTGCATGCAAGGCCAGCCAATGAGTCAGAGCGATCTCAGCGAACACACACCCATGATGCAGCAGTACTGGAAGCTGAAGAATCAGCATCCGGACCAGCTGATGTTCTACCGCATGGGCGACTTCTACGAGATCTTCTACGAGGACGCCAAGAAGGCCGCCAAGCTCCTCGACATCACTCTGACCGCGCGCGGCCAGTCGGCGGGCAAGTCGATTCCAATGGCCGGCATCCCGTTCCATGCAGTGGAAGGCTACCTGGCCAAGCTGGTGAAGCTCGGCGAATCCATCGTGATCTGTGAGCAGATCGGTGATCCAGCCACCAGCAAAGGACCGGTGGAGCGGCAGGTCGTCCGCATCATCACCCCCGGCACCGTCAGCGACGAAGCCCTGCTGGACGAGCGCCGTGACAACCTGCTGGCAGCGGTTCTGGGGGACGAACGCCTGTTCGGTCTGGCAGTGCTGGACATCACCAGCGGCCGTTTCAGCGTGCAGGAGATCAAGGGCTGGGAAAACCTGCTGGCCGAACTGGAACGCCTCAATCCGGCCGAATTGCTGATACCTGATGATTGGCCCCAGGGCCTGCCCGCAGAGAAACGTCGTGGCGTACGCCGCCGTGCGCCTTGGGATTTCGATCGTGACTCGGCGAAGAAGAGCCTCTGCCAGCAATTCGGCGTGCAGGATCTCAAGGGTTTCGGCTGCGAAACCCTGACCCTGGCCATCGGCTCCGCAGGCTGCCTCCTGGCTTACGCCAAGGAAACCCAGCGCACGGCCCTGCCCCACCTGCGCAGCCTGCGCCATGAACGCATCGACGATACCGTCATCCTCGACGCCG is part of the Pseudomonas lalkuanensis genome and harbors:
- the recX gene encoding recombination regulator RecX, coding for MPVVLDSPAAVRRAAMDLLAQREHGRVELTRKLRQRGAPPELIDSALDRLAEEGLLSESRYLESFIASRARGGYGPQRIREELAQRGLPRGDIDQALREADIDWVEQLREVWRRKFNRQPQDARERAQQGRFLAYRGYSMEMISRLLRSNPDD
- the recA gene encoding recombinase RecA → MDENKKRALAAALGQIEKQFGKGAVMRMGDHDRQAIPAISTGSLGLDIALGIGGLPKGRIVEIYGPESSGKTTLTLSVIAEAQKLGATCAFVDAEHALDPDYAGKLGVNVDDLLVSQPDTGEQALEITDMLVRSNAVDVIIVDSVAALVPKAEIEGEMGDSHVGLQARLMSQALRKITGNIKNANCLVIFINQIRMKIGVMFGNPETTTGGNALKFYASVRLDIRRTGAVKEGEEVVGSETRVKVVKNKVAPPFRQAEFQIMYGKGIYRTGEIIDLGVQLGLVEKSGAWYSYQGNKIGQGKANAAKYLEDNPEVGSAIEKIIREKLLVDSSANNKSAATADDLADVDL
- a CDS encoding CinA family protein, with the translated sequence MSVTEDELTSLAARLGEELKARGESVSTAESCTGGGIAEAITRIPGSSAWFEAGFVTYSNEQKTAQLAVPFELFPRVGAVSREVVEAMVRGAQLHSGARFAVAVSGVAGPDGGSVDKPVGTVWLAWGNGKELEAVRRQFPGDRLSVRRQTVVEALQGLIRLAAGEKAVQG